Part of the Flavobacterium sp. MDT1-60 genome, GAGCCAAACCCAATTAAAGCGCTGCAGGGAAGAGTAGCGGGGGTGAAAGTTTCGTCTGACGGATCTCCAAGTGGAGGAAATACAAAAGTGGTGATTCGTGGGGTAGGAACTTTAAACAACACAGATCCTCTTTATGTAATTGACGGAATGCCAACCAAATCAGGAATGCACGAATTAAATTCAAATGATATTGAAACCATTCAGGTTTTAAAAGATGCTTCTTCAGCGAGTATTTATGGTTCTCGTGCTTCAAATGGAGTAATTATCATTACAACCAAAAAAGGAAAAGAGGGTAAAATGAGAATCAATTTTAGTACTTATACCTCAATTTCTGATTATTCCAGAAAACAGGAAGTACTAAATGCCAACCAATTTGGTGAGGCTTTATGGCAGGCGAATATCAACGACGGATTAAATCCGAACAATAATAACCTGCGTTATCAATTTGATTGGTCGGTTAACAATAATAAACCAGAGTTAAACAAAGTTTTGGTTCCTGAATATTTAGATGCTAATCAAACACTGAAAGCTTCTAATACAGACTGGTACGATGCCATTTCACAATCCGGTATAGCAAATTCTTATGATTTATCAGTTTCAAACGCATCAGACAAAGGAAGCTATGTTTTTTCATTAGGTTATTACGGAAGTGAAGGTGTTGTAAAAACAACTGATTTTGAAAGAATCTCGGCCAGAATGAATGGTTCTTATAAATATTTTGACGGTAAGTTGGTTATCGGAGAAAATTTTAGTTTCAATCGTACGAATGAAGTTACAGATCCGGGAGTTTTAGATCCTGCACTCCGTGCTTTACCAATTATTCCGGTACGAACTGTAGATGGAAAAGGCTGGGGTGGGCCAGTTGGAGGAATGAATGACAGGCAAAATCCGGTTCGTCTTTTAGAATATAACAAAGACAATAAATACGATTATTTACGTCTTTTTGGAAATATGTATGCCGATTTAGAAATCATTAAAAACCTGCATATCAAGAGTAGTTTTGGTGTTGATTACGGGTCTTATAAAAAACGCACTTTGCAAAGAAGTTACCAATCTGGTTATTTGCAAAATGATCAGACATCGGTTACAATTGACCAATCGGTGAGTGATAAATGGACATGGACAAATACGGCAATTTATAGCTTGAATTTCGGAAAAAGCAATTTGAATTTAATGGTAGGAACCGAGATGTATAAAGATATTTTTGACACCACAACTTTACGTAAAAATGACTTTTTGATCGAAACACCTGATTATATGTATCCTGATGCAGGAACAGGAGAATCGTTTACAAGCGGAACTTCAACCGTATATTCTTTGCTTTCTTATTTTGGAAAAGCAGATTATGAGTTTGATAATCGTTATTTAGTTTCAGCTACAATTCGTCGAGATGGTTCTTCTCGTTTTGGTAAAAACAATCAATTCGGAACCTTTCCGGCAGTTTCGGCAGGATGGAGAATCAGTAATGAAAGTTTCATAAAAAATAACGCACCGATTATTTCAGATTTAAAATTACGTGCAGGTTGGGGACAAACCGGAAATCAGGAAATTAGTAATACTGCCGTTTACAGTCTGTATTTGGCTAGTTATGCAGGTGGAAGTCCAACCTGGGCTACGTCTTACGGAACAGCTTATGACATTGCAGGGAACGGAAACGGATTACTTCCTTCTGGTTTTATTGCAACACAATCTGGAAATGATGATTTAAAATGGGAAACAACCACGCAAACCAATATTGGTTTAGATTTCGGATTATTCAAACAAAAATTAAGCGGTTCTGTTGATTACTATATCAAGAAAACAGAAGATATTCTGGTTTTACCGCCTTATTTAGGAGTAATTGGCGAAGGTGGAAATCGTTGGGTAAACGGTGCTTCTATGGAAAATGAAGGGTGGGAAGTTTCTTTAGGATACCATGACGAAACCTCATTCGGATTGAAATATGATATCTCTGCGAATATTTCTGCAAACAAAAACAAGATTACAGAATTACCGGATGAAGTGAAAAATAATTACGGAGGAGACGGATTAAATGATAATATTTTAGGTCGCCCGATTAACTCTATGTATGGTTATGTTACTGACGGATTATTTAAAAGTCAGGACGAAGTTGATAACTCGGCCAATCAGGAAGGGAAAGGTCTTGGAAGAATTCGTTATAAAGATTTAAACGGTGACGGAACTATTACGGATAAAGATCGTACCTGGATTGGAAATCCAAACCCGGGTCTGTTGTACGGATTTAATTTAGGATTAGGATATAAAAATTGGGATTTCACCACTTTCTGGGAAGGAGCAAGTGATGTTGAGGTAATTAACAATACAAAATATCAAACTGATTTTTGGAGTGTTGATGACGTAGGTTCTAACAAGGGAACCCGTTTGTTAAATGCCTGGTCTTTGGATAATCCAAATTCTACAATTCCAGCTTTAACAACGGTAGACAGAAATGCAGAATCAAGGTTTTCAACTTATTATGTAGAAAATGGAAACTATCTTAAACTTCGTGTTTTGCAATTTGGTTACAGTTTGCCGAAAGATTTATTGAAAAAATTGAATTTCGACAGTTTTAGATTTTACATCAGCGGACAAAATTTACTGATCATTGATGCTAAAAGTTTCACTGGTGTAGATCCTGAAAATGCAGGGTTTGGATATCCTCAGCCAACGACTTTTACCGCTGGTCTTAGTTTTACTTTATAATAAAAGATTAAATCAAAAAAACATGAAAAAAATAATATATATAACAGGGTTTTTAGTGCTGGGATTAATGGCATCCTGTTCTGATTTTCTTGAAAATGATCCGCGTGGTGTGTTGTCTGAAGAAGATATTGTAACCCCACAGTCGGTAGAAGGATTTATGAATGCAGCTTATGCACAGTTAGGAAATGATCATTATGATTCGCCTTATAGTTTGTGGCCTTTTGGAAATGTTCGCTCTGACGATGCCTACAAAGGCGGAAGCGGAACTAATGATATTCAGGATTTTCACTTTTTTGAAGTTTCGAATAATATCAGACCGGATTTTGGAGAGCTGGATTCTTTTTGGTACATCAGTTATGTTGGGGTTTCCAGAGCAAATAAAGCTTTGAAAGCGTTAGAACAAATTTCAGAAGCTGATTATCCGCTAAAGAAAACCCGTATTGCCGAGATGCGTTTTTTAAGAGGACATTTTTACTTTATGCTTAAAATTATGTTCAGAAACGTTCCTTACATTACTGAAGATATTCCGGTAGAAGAGTATAAAACGATCTCAAATAAAGCACTTTCAAACGAAGAACTTTGGAATAAAATTGCTGAAGATTTTCAGGCTGCAGCCGATAATTTGCCGGAAACACAGCCACAAGTTGGCCGTGCAACTCAAAAAGCGGCTTATGCTTATTTGGCCAAAACCCGTTTGTATCAGGCTTATACGCAAGACGAAACATATAAAGTTACAGGAATCAATCAGCAACATTTACAGGAAGTAATTGCAGCGACCGATAAAGTAATTGGTAAAGCAAGCTTAGAGCCTGATTTTGCTAATAACTTTTTACCGGGAACTTTTGAAAACGGGGCTGAATCGATTTTCTCAATTCAATTTTCAGATAACGACGGAACTTTATACGGAAGATTAAATTTTTCAGATGTGTTATCAACGCCTCAGGGTTTAGGATGCTGCGATTTTCATAAACCAAGTCAAAACTTAGTAAACGCTTTTAAAACAGGCGCCAATGGTTTACCGGAATTTGACACGTATAACAATCAGGATTTTGATTATAAAAATATCGATGCCAATACGGTTGATCCGAGATTGTATCATACTGTTGCCATGCCTGGCTTGCCTTATAAATACGATCCGGAATTTTTATATGTTGAAGCCTGGGTAAGATCTCCGGGAACGTATGGCTATTTTGCTTCATTAAAAGAAAATGTGGCGCCAAGCTGCAGCTGTGTGGTGAATATTGATCCGTTTTATGGAAACTCAAAAAACAGAATCCAGATTCGTTATGCCGATGTGATTTTGATGCGCGCCGAAGCTTTGATTGAATTAGGAAGACAATCAGAAGCTTTACCATTGATCAATCAAATTAGACAGAGAGCTGCTCAAAGTACAGGAAGACTTCCGTATGTGAACAACTTTAAAATCAATACTTATGTTAATGGAGTTAATTGCAACTGGACACAGGATTTTGCACGTAAAGCAATGCGTTTCGAACGTCGTTTAGAATTGGCTATGGAAGGAAATCGTTTCTTTGATTTAGTTCGTTGGGGAGTAACAGATCAGGTACTGAATGACTTTTATGCTGGAGAAAAAACAAAACGCACTTATTATCAGGATGCCTTTTTTGATGCGCATAAAGAAGAGTATTGCCCAATTCCGTTGAAGCAAATTAATTTCAGTCAGGGCTTGTACAAACAAAATCCAGGTTATTAATCTTTTAAAGATCATTAGTATGAAAAAACA contains:
- a CDS encoding TonB-dependent receptor → MKSKIIYFLFFFFPMLIMTAQESGIKGTVISSDDGMPLPGATIIISGTNTSTVTDFDGNFAFSTIASDATFVVSFIGYAPQSIPVKGQKTFNIILKVDNNQLNEVVVTGYSKQKKTDITGAVAVVNMKEVMKQPEPNPIKALQGRVAGVKVSSDGSPSGGNTKVVIRGVGTLNNTDPLYVIDGMPTKSGMHELNSNDIETIQVLKDASSASIYGSRASNGVIIITTKKGKEGKMRINFSTYTSISDYSRKQEVLNANQFGEALWQANINDGLNPNNNNLRYQFDWSVNNNKPELNKVLVPEYLDANQTLKASNTDWYDAISQSGIANSYDLSVSNASDKGSYVFSLGYYGSEGVVKTTDFERISARMNGSYKYFDGKLVIGENFSFNRTNEVTDPGVLDPALRALPIIPVRTVDGKGWGGPVGGMNDRQNPVRLLEYNKDNKYDYLRLFGNMYADLEIIKNLHIKSSFGVDYGSYKKRTLQRSYQSGYLQNDQTSVTIDQSVSDKWTWTNTAIYSLNFGKSNLNLMVGTEMYKDIFDTTTLRKNDFLIETPDYMYPDAGTGESFTSGTSTVYSLLSYFGKADYEFDNRYLVSATIRRDGSSRFGKNNQFGTFPAVSAGWRISNESFIKNNAPIISDLKLRAGWGQTGNQEISNTAVYSLYLASYAGGSPTWATSYGTAYDIAGNGNGLLPSGFIATQSGNDDLKWETTTQTNIGLDFGLFKQKLSGSVDYYIKKTEDILVLPPYLGVIGEGGNRWVNGASMENEGWEVSLGYHDETSFGLKYDISANISANKNKITELPDEVKNNYGGDGLNDNILGRPINSMYGYVTDGLFKSQDEVDNSANQEGKGLGRIRYKDLNGDGTITDKDRTWIGNPNPGLLYGFNLGLGYKNWDFTTFWEGASDVEVINNTKYQTDFWSVDDVGSNKGTRLLNAWSLDNPNSTIPALTTVDRNAESRFSTYYVENGNYLKLRVLQFGYSLPKDLLKKLNFDSFRFYISGQNLLIIDAKSFTGVDPENAGFGYPQPTTFTAGLSFTL
- a CDS encoding RagB/SusD family nutrient uptake outer membrane protein; this encodes MKKIIYITGFLVLGLMASCSDFLENDPRGVLSEEDIVTPQSVEGFMNAAYAQLGNDHYDSPYSLWPFGNVRSDDAYKGGSGTNDIQDFHFFEVSNNIRPDFGELDSFWYISYVGVSRANKALKALEQISEADYPLKKTRIAEMRFLRGHFYFMLKIMFRNVPYITEDIPVEEYKTISNKALSNEELWNKIAEDFQAAADNLPETQPQVGRATQKAAYAYLAKTRLYQAYTQDETYKVTGINQQHLQEVIAATDKVIGKASLEPDFANNFLPGTFENGAESIFSIQFSDNDGTLYGRLNFSDVLSTPQGLGCCDFHKPSQNLVNAFKTGANGLPEFDTYNNQDFDYKNIDANTVDPRLYHTVAMPGLPYKYDPEFLYVEAWVRSPGTYGYFASLKENVAPSCSCVVNIDPFYGNSKNRIQIRYADVILMRAEALIELGRQSEALPLINQIRQRAAQSTGRLPYVNNFKINTYVNGVNCNWTQDFARKAMRFERRLELAMEGNRFFDLVRWGVTDQVLNDFYAGEKTKRTYYQDAFFDAHKEEYCPIPLKQINFSQGLYKQNPGY